One Theropithecus gelada isolate Dixy chromosome 18, Tgel_1.0, whole genome shotgun sequence DNA segment encodes these proteins:
- the RPL17 gene encoding 60S ribosomal protein L17 isoform X1 gives MVRYSLDPENPTKSCKSRGSNLRVHFKNTRETAQAIKGMHIRKATKYLKDVTLQKQCVPFRRYNGGVGRCAQAKQWGWTQGRWPKKSAEFLLHMLKNAESNAELKGLDVDSLVIEHIQVNKAPKMRRRTYRAHGRINPYMSSPCHIEMILTEKEQIVPKPEEEVAQKKKISQKKLKKQKLMARE, from the exons ATGGTTCGCTATTCACTTGACCCGGAGAACCCCACGAAAT catGCAAATCAAGAGGTTCCAATCTTCGTGTTCACTTTAAG AACACTCGTGAAACTGCCCAGGCCATCAAGGGTATGCATATTCGAAAAGCCACGAAGTATCTGAAAGATGTCACTTTACAGAAACAGTGCGTACCATTCCGACGTTACAATGGTGGAGTTGGCAGGTGTGCCCAG GCCAAGCAGTGGGGCTGGACACAAGGTCGGTGGCCCAAGAAGAGTGCTGAATTTTTGCTGCACATGCTTAAAAATGCAGAGAGTAATGCTGAACTTAAG GGTTTAGATGTAGATTCTCTGGTCATCGAGCATATCCAAGTGAACAAAGCACCTAAGATGCGCCGACGAACCTACAGAGCTCATGGTCGCATTAACCCATACATGAGCTCTCCCTGCCACATTGAGATGATCCTTACTGAAAAGGAACAGATTGTTCCTAAACCAGAAGAGGAAGTTGCCCAGAAGAAAAAG atatcccagaagaaactgaagaaacaaaaacttatggCACGGGAGTAA
- the RPL17 gene encoding 60S ribosomal protein L17 isoform X2 — translation MHIRKATKYLKDVTLQKQCVPFRRYNGGVGRCAQAKQWGWTQGRWPKKSAEFLLHMLKNAESNAELKGLDVDSLVIEHIQVNKAPKMRRRTYRAHGRINPYMSSPCHIEMILTEKEQIVPKPEEEVAQKKKISQKKLKKQKLMARE, via the exons ATGCATATTCGAAAAGCCACGAAGTATCTGAAAGATGTCACTTTACAGAAACAGTGCGTACCATTCCGACGTTACAATGGTGGAGTTGGCAGGTGTGCCCAG GCCAAGCAGTGGGGCTGGACACAAGGTCGGTGGCCCAAGAAGAGTGCTGAATTTTTGCTGCACATGCTTAAAAATGCAGAGAGTAATGCTGAACTTAAG GGTTTAGATGTAGATTCTCTGGTCATCGAGCATATCCAAGTGAACAAAGCACCTAAGATGCGCCGACGAACCTACAGAGCTCATGGTCGCATTAACCCATACATGAGCTCTCCCTGCCACATTGAGATGATCCTTACTGAAAAGGAACAGATTGTTCCTAAACCAGAAGAGGAAGTTGCCCAGAAGAAAAAG atatcccagaagaaactgaagaaacaaaaacttatggCACGGGAGTAA